One window of the Acetomicrobium sp. S15 = DSM 107314 genome contains the following:
- a CDS encoding flagellar basal body rod C-terminal domain-containing protein, producing MVNMIIAQRAYEANSKTIQTADELLRIANNLRR from the coding sequence AGATGGTCAACATGATCATCGCTCAAAGGGCATACGAAGCCAACTCCAAAACCATTCAGACTGCTGATGAGCTGCTCCGTATAGCCAACAACTTGAGGCGATGA